The Bacteroidota bacterium region GAGAAGATTCCATAGATACAGCCGTCTTTTCAATTTTCTGGCGATGTCCGCCCTCGCCTTCAATAATAAAAGTAGTTTCCTGCACTTCAACAATTTTTCCATGAACTCCGCCAATGGTGACAATTTTATTTCCTTTATCAATGGTCTCTTTAAATTTCTGCTGCGCTTTTTGTTTTTTCATCTGAGGGCGTATCATGAAAAACCAGAACACACCGAATATCAAAAGAAGAAAAACAATACTTGTAACAGGGCTGCCGCCACCATCGGGGCTAGCCATAAGAATAACTGAAAGTGAATTCATAGATTAAGGTTTAACGGGGTTTTTATTTTGAGGAACAAATATATTCGCTTTGATTTTAATCACTCTGTTGTTCGGAATGCAATTGGTCAGAATAGTAACATCTTTTGTAACCATTCCGCTTTTCCCTTCGCTGTTGAATGTTACACGAATAATATTTTCTTCACCTGATGGAATCGGTTTCTTGGGAACTTCAGGCACTGTGCAACCGCAACTTCCATACGCATTGGAAATAATTAATTCTTTCTCACCATCGTTTATGAATTTGAAATCGTGGGAAACTTTTTCACCCTGCGTGATAGTTCCGAAATCAAAAATCTCTTCTTGAAATTTCATAGCAGGCAAATTCCCTTTATCAACTCCTTCTCCTGCAGTAGCGGGTATATTTACCATATCGGTAGGATGTTCTTGTTTCTGTCCGCAGGAAGAAAAAAAAATTATTCCTGAAAAACAGACTGAAATAAAAAAGTATTTCATATTTCAAAGTTATTTAATTTTCTACAAGTCCTCTGCCTTCTTTTTGCAATCTTCCTTCTTTCTTATAGTCAGCAAGGAGTTTGTCCAGAATTCCGTTCACGAACACACTGCTCTTTGGAGTGCTGTACTGTTTGGCCAGTTCAATGTATTCATTCAGTGAAACCTTTACGGGAATTGTCGGAAAATAAAGAAACTCAGTGATTGCCATCTTCATCAGCAGCACATCCATGAACGCAATTCGATCCAGTTCCCAGTTTTCTGTTTTTTCCTGAATATTCTTTTCTTCTTCTTCGCTGTACTCAATCACTTTTTCAAAAAGATCTTTGGCAAATTTTTTATCTTCTTTTTCATCTTTATAAAGAAGCGCAAGCGGCAAATTATCATTGGCTGATTCAGGAATATAGTCAATGGTTTTCAGCACGAGCGAATTCACGAAATCAATATCATCTGCCCAATGAATGTTTTTTTCCTCAAAAGTGAATTGAAGAAATTCATCCTGCGAAATAATTTCGCGGTAAATGTCGCTGATGAATTTTTTATCGTCTTTAAAGCTTCTGTTATCATTTGTTAAATATGATTTATACTCTTCACTTTCAGCAATTTTTAAAAATAATTTGGGGGCTGCCTCATTATCTTTTTCCCAAGATATATTTCTCTTTTTAGATTCTGAAGCCAGCTGACGATTAATGGCAATAATGCTAAAGATTTTATTTTCAACAAATTTTGTATTGGGATTAATGTCAGATTCGGTGGGAAGCTGTTTCACTTTTCGGATAGCAATAAGATTTCTTCCGCAATCGCGAATTTCAATTACAAAAAGAAGAAGATATAGGTAAAGGTTGTAAGTATTCTCAAAACTGGCAAACATTTCCTTCTCATGTTTTGCCACTGATTTATCTTCCGAATGAAAAAAGGCATAGAGCGCCTGCATCACTTTGATCCTGAGAAATCTTCTGCTTAACATAAATAAAAAGAACTAACCTTAATACAAATTTATTTTAACGATTCAATTATTTTCTCTGCCAATTCAATTCCAATTCTTTCCTGTGCTTCCTTTGTTGCTGCGCCAATGTGCGGAGTAAATGAAATTTTAGGATGCTGAAGCAACTCCTGTTTGGGCTTAGGTTCGCCTTCAAAAACATCGAGACCAGCGCCAGCTACTTTTCCTGAATTCAGCGCTTCAAGTAAATCATTTTCTTCAATTACGCCTCCGCGCGAAGCATTTACCAAAATTACTCCTTTCTTCATCTTCACAATTTCATTTTTCGATATGAGCTTTCCACCGGGAACGTGAACGGTAATGAAATCGCTCTTTGAAAAAACCTCATCCAGCGAAACTATTTTAAGAGGAACAGAGATTTTATTTTCTGCAATTTCCAAATCAATCTTTGCTTCTTTCACAAACGGGTCATGCGCCAACACTTTCATTCCAATTCCGAGAGCGATACGTGTAACCGCCTGACCTATTCTTCCTATACCTATAATTCCTATTGTCTTTCCTGAAAGTTCAATTCCTCCAGCATATTTTTTCTTTAATACATCAAACTCAGTATTTCCTTTTGCGGGCATTTGCCTGTTTGAATCCTGCAGAAAACGAACAAGCGTAAAGAGATGCGCAAAAACCAATTCAGCAACGGAAAGAGAAGAAGCAGCTGGTGTATTTATCACAGCTATTCCTTTTGAGCGTGCATACTCCACATCAATATTATCCATCCCAACTCCACCACGACCAATCACTTTCAGATTTGGACAAGCGTCAATGACGTCCTTGCGCACGTTTGTTGCACTTCTGACTGTAAGTCCATCAAATTTATTTTCATTGATCGCGTTGGATAGATTCTCCTGTGCAACTTTTTCTGTAACAATAATATATCCTGCTTTTTCAAGAAGCAATTTCCCGCCTTCATCAATACCATCGTTAGCTAAAATTTTTTTCATAAATATTATTCTGCCATATTGTGAAACACCGCTTGTACATCATCGTCTTCTTCCAGCGTTTCGATCAGTTCATGTATTTCTTTTTGCTGTTCTTCATTCAACTCAACTAATGTATTGGGTATTCTCTGCTTCTCAGCGCTGAGGATAGTTATCTTTTTCTCTTCGAGGGCTTTTTGCATGGAACCAAAGTCCGCAAATTTTGTATAGATAATCAATTCATTTTCTGTTTCTTCGATCTCATCTGCGCCATGCTCTATCAGTTCAAGTTCAAGGACTTCTTTATTTTTTCCTTCCGAAGAAATTCTAAAAACTCCTTTCCGTTCAAAAATAAAATCAAGCGAACCCATTTTGCCGAGAGTTCCGTTTCCTCGGGAAAAATGCATGCGGATATTTGCAACGGTGCGCATTGGATTATCGGAAGTACATTCGGCAAGAATTGCAACTCCGTACGGACCGTATCCTTCGTAATTAATTTCCTCAAAGTTTCCTTCGCCTTTTGTTGACGCGCGCGTAATAGCAGCGTCAATCCTATCCTTGGGCATATTAATCGCCTTGGCATTCTGAATTACGATTCGCAAACGGGAATTAGAATCAGGATTAGGACCATTTTGTTTTACTGCAATAGAAATCTCCCGCCCGATTTTGGTAAAACCCTTCGCCATGCGTGCATAGCGGGCAAACATGGTGTGCTTTCGTTTTTCAAATATGCGTCCCATAACTATTATGCAAACTTCTTTTCAAATTCTTTCATCACATCCACAAGAACATTCACGCTTTCAAGTGGCAGCGCATTGTAAAGCGATGCGCGGTATCCGCCAACATCTCGATGTCCGCGCAATCCGCTGATGCCTGCTTCTTTCCACATTTTATCAAACTCGGGTTCGAGTTCTGGTTTGTTGAGCAGAAAAGTTACGTTCATGGTTGAACGGCTGTCATTTTCTACAGTACCCACAAACATTGAATTGCGGTCAATCTCCGAGTAAAGAGTACTTGCTTTCTGATTATTTATTTTATCAATCCACTCGATTCCACCGTTCTTCTTTAGCCAGCGCATAGTGAGAAGCGAAACATAAATCGGAAACACCGGTGGAGTATTATACATTGAATCTCCTTTGATATGCACTTTATAATCCAGCATGGAAGGAATTGTTCTTCCTGTTTTTCCAAGAATACTTTCTTTCACAACAACGAGCGTGCAACCGGCAGGACCCATATTTTTCTGAGCGCCAGCATAAATCAAGTCAAACTGTTTGCAATCAATGTTACGGCTGAAAATATCGGAAGACATATCTACCACCACAGGAATTCTTGAGATAGGGAATTTTTTTATCTGGGTTCCATAAATAGTATTATTGGAAGTTATATGCACATAATCTGCATCACCTGGAATCTGATAGTTGCGAGGAATATAACTGAACTTTTTATCCTCAGAAGAAGCGATAATTTTTGTATTGCCGATTATTTTGGCTTCCTTAATAGCTTTGTTTGCCCACACCCCTGTGCTCACATACGCGGCATATCCTTCTGTACGAAGAATATTCATCGGCACCATGCAGAACTGCATGCTTGCTCCTCCGCCAAGAAAAATTGCCTGATACCCATCACCTAATCCAAGTAATTCTTTTGCGAGCGAGCGCGCTTCTTGCATTACGGCTTCGTAATTTTTGCTGCGATGAGAAATTTCCAGAAGGGATAGATTCAGATTGTCAAAATTGATACACGCTTCTGCTGCCTGTTTCAAAACTTCCTGCGGAAGAATGCCGGGACCCGCACTGAAATTGTGGATTTTTTTTACATCAGTCATAACTTCTTCCATTTTAGTTCGGAGTTTGGAGTCTGGAGTTTAGAAGTAATGTGCGGATTTTTTACCGAACTCATAGCTCCTATCTCCTTACTTTTTCGAGCCCGAATTTAATAAGAAAAATGATAGCGGAAATACTATTTGGGAGGATTAAAATATTTATCGGTTTTATCCTTGTCATTACGTGCATCAACATTTTTTATGTATTGCCATTTACCGCCCATGAACCGGAGCATGTCATAGGAGAAATCGGGTCCGTAAAATTCATACTGCCCTTCAAGATTAGGATTGGAAGGAGAGAGATGGTCAAACACAATCACCTGCTTGTCTTCATCGTATCGGAGCGACATAAAAACACCGGCTTGATATTCAAAGACAATGCGCTTTTTAATTTTTCCTTTTTCATCTGTAAAAATTGCATCTCCAAATTTCGGAAAACCTTTTGAATCAAAATACAGAACATCTATTACCCGCTTGTTGGAAATTCTGTTGTTGCCGTCCCAGCCAAGCAAGACATACTGTTTTTTCTTTTTGTACTTTACTTCTGCAATCTGGTAGTAATACGCTCCAAACCACTTCGTATTGTCAAGCGATGCGTTCTCTGGATCTTTGATGGTTTCTGATTTATCTTTCAATTCATATACTACATACTTTTTTGATTTGCGGTTATATGCCTGAACAAATCCGTAATATGTATGAGTAACATCTTCCGCCTGAATATCCCATGTAAAAATACGCACCTGCTTATCGGGAGATTCCAGCAACACTCTATATTTTTTAAGGGAATCAAAAGAAAATTCATTGGACTTATTCATATTCAAGGCAGCTTTTAATCCATCCGAAAACTTTTTACTGTTATCATTTTTCTTTGCTTCGTTTGGAGAATGAATAAAATCAATGAAAAGATTGTAAATGGAATCCTGTAAAGAGACCTGAGATTTAAGTATAGAGTATTGAGATAATACAAAATACAGGAGAAGGAATGATATTGTTATTTTGATTTTCATCTTTCAAAAAAAAACCGCAAGCATATTAACGCTTACGGTCTTATCATATTATATAAGCACGATTTATACGTGCATTGAATCTTTTTTCGCAAGTAATTGCTCCTCCGTTTCAACATGACTTTCATCAGGAACACAGCAGTCAACCGGACAAACAGCAGCACATTGCGGCTCATCGTGAAATCCTTTGCACTCAGTGCATTTATCCGGAACGATATAATAAAAATCGGCAGATACTGCGGGCTGAGCTGCTTCGGCATCAACGGAAGCGCCAGAACTTTTTCCCGTATAAGAACCTTTTAATGTTGTTCCATCAGCAAATCTCCACTCTGCGCCATTCTCGTAAATAGCATTGTTTGGGCACTCGGGCTCGCAGGCACCGCAGTTGATGCATTCTTCAGTAATCTTTATTGCCATAGATTTTAGTTTTTAGTTTTGTAAACCCCTTCGGGGCAATGCAAATATATTAAAAGTTTTTGCTGATGAATCTTGAAAAAAGAATTAATGCGTTTGTGAAACTGGGAGAAATACTCAGAGAAGTAAGAACTAAGAATCAAGAATCAGGATTTGAATCTATCATAGAAAAAGCAACAAGGCATAACGCATGGTTCACCCAAGAAAATATTTTACTCGCGATTGGGTCTTTGGGAGAAATGCTTGAAGAGAGCAAGCTGAGAAAATGGATTGGCAATTATTCCATAAGTCAGGAGTCGGGAGTTGGGAGTTGGGAGAGAAAAACCTCCACACTCCTCACTCCGAACTCCTCACTCCGAACTCGCGTTGGAGTAATAATGGCGGGAAACATTCCCCTCGTTGGGTTCCACGATTTTTTATGCGTACTGATGAGCGGAAATATTTTTGTCGGCAAACTTTCTTCGGATGATGAATTTTTACTTCCTGCTGTCGCAGAAATACTATGTGAGATAGAGCCGGAATTTAAAACACAAATCAGCCCCTCTCTTATCTCCCCGAAGGGGAGAAGTTTACACGCCCAAACTCCCTCCCTTCGGGAGGGTTGGGGTGGGCTGCCGATTAGCGCTTTCATAGCAACAGGAAGTAATAACAGCGCGAGGTATTTCGAATATTACTTTGGCAAATATCCTCACATCATCCGCAAGAATAGAAATGCTATTGCCGTTCTTGACGGTACAGAAACAGAAAACGATTTAAAGAATCTCGGCAAAGATATTTTTCAATATTTCGGTCTTGGATGTAGGAATGTTTCAAAGATTTTTATTCCGCAGGATTATATCCTTGACAGATTCTTTGAAGCTGTAGTCGACTTTGGCGATGTGATTCATCACAACAAATATGCGAACAATTACAGTTATTACAGAACAATTTATTTGCTGAACACAGAAAAATTTCTGGATAATAATTTCCTGCTTCTGAAAGAAAGTAATGAAATTGCCTCACCTGTTGCTACTTTATTTTATGAAAGATACAAAAACAAAGAAGAATTATTTCAGAAACTGGAAGAGAGGAAATCAACTATTCAGTGTGTTGTTTCAGGACTCACTACTCACTACTCACTACTCACTACTATTCCTTTTGGACAAACCCAATCTCCAGAGCTATGGGATTATGCAGATGGAGTGGATACGATGAAGTTCTTGCGTTCTCTATAACTCTCTACAAAATACATTTCAATCTCTCCTTTATTCTTGGCAGGAAAAGCCCCTCTCTAACTCTCCCCAAAGGGGAGAGAACTATTTTTCTTTTCTACAAAATACATTTTTATTTTTCCTTTATTCTTTGCCTCCACTTCTCCTCTATAAATGAATTCTAATGCTGTTCCTCCTCCTTGGGAGGAGGTTAGGAGGAGGCGGTGGGTTGATTCCGATATATTCACTTTGCCGGTTTCTCCTCCCGATTCCATTCTTGAAGCAGTATTCACCGTATCTCCCCAGATATCGTAAGCAAATTTTTTATCGCCAACCACTCCGGCAGTAACAGGTCCTGAGTGAATGCCGATTCTCAAATTCCATTTACTATTCTGATTTGTCATCCATTGTTGAATTTCCAAACCTGCTTTTACAATATTTTCAGCATGGTTAGAATTGGGAGTTGGCAATCCGCAAGCGCACATGTAAGCGTCTCCGATGGTCTTTATCTTCTCAATGCTATAGTTAGAAATAATTTCATCAAACTTCCTGAATAAAATATCTAATTCACTTACCAACTCTTCCGCAGAGAGTTGTTCCGCTATGGTCGTGAATCCTTTAAAATCAGTGAACATTACCGTTACGCTTTCATAATGTTTTGCCGTAGCTTTTCCTTTTGCCTTTAATTCTTTTGCCGTTTCAGCCGGAAGAATGTTCAGTAAAAGCTTCTCGCTTTTTCTTCTTTCTCTGAAAATGAAAATGGAAAGTATCAGCACGATCAATAATCCGCCAGCAACCGACCAGATGATAATTTTCTGACGATTCAATTGGGCATCCTGAAGTTCTTTGTCTTTGTTTAACAATGTAATCTGCTGTTCTTTCTTTTCGGTTTCATACTTTGTCTGCATTTCAGTAATTTGCTTCGAACTTTCCTCATTAAGAAGGGAATCTTTCATATCAGAATAAAGCTTGTGAAACTCGTATGCATTTTTAAAATCATTTGTTTCATTATATGACCTGGAAAGATTTTCATAGGCATCGCGCACATCTTCTTTTGAACCGATATCCATAGCAATAGTTAAAGCTTTCTGAGAAATCTCTATGGAGGCGGTATAATCTTTCTGTTCGAGATAAATATGGGCGATGTTATTCAAACTCATTGCCATTCCTTCCAGTTCATTTATCTGAAGGTACACATCATACGCTTTCTGAAAATACTCCAGCGCTTTTTCAAGATTCGGGAAACCAGTGACGGAACAATTCATGGCATAAGCAACTCCCACATTGTTCAATCCGAGAGCAAGATCATGTTTGTCATCCATTGTTTCATCCACCTTCAATGCTTCAGAATTGTAGTAAAGTGTTTTTTCGCAATCGCCCATGCTTTGGTACACCTGTCCGATATTGCTCAGGCAGGCGGACATTCCGGACTTTGAATCAAGTTCTTTTGCAATGGTTAATGATTGATTGAGATACTCAAGTGCCTTCGGAAAATTACTCTGCACCTGATAAATAGTGCCGATGGTGTTAGAACTTGCACCAATTCCGAATTTGTAACTGATTTCTTCAGATATCTTAAGCGCAGATAAATAATATGGAAGCGCTTTATCAAAATTACCGCGCTCGCGTGAAATCATTCCGAGTTTGAGCATGCTTTGAACGATGCGTTGTTTTGAATTTATTGTCTGAGATAATTCCAATGCTTTATTCGCATATTCTGCTGCTTTGTCATAATCAGAAAATGCAAGTGCGCCAGCAAGTTTATTCATAAGATCAATGCGTGCTGTATCCGCAGAAGTTTTTTCTAATACTCTTTTTATAGAATCAACATAGCTCTGCTGCGCAAACAACTTATTTCCGCTTGCTGTGAGTAAAACATAAAACAAAAAATAGTTAAACAGGTATTTCATTTTATTTATCTGTTTTGTTTTTCTTTGCTTGTTCTTCCATGTCTCGCCATAACATGCCTTTTCATCGGCTCATAAGCCGGTCCTTTCCCCATGCTTTCCGGCAAAGGGGATTTTAAAATAGTGTTGCCGATAAAATCTTCTATCCTTTTGAAACTGCGCTGATCTTTTTCATTGATGAGCGTGATGGCAACGCCTGTGCTTTGTGCGCGAGCCGTTCGCCCGATGCGGTGTACATAATCTTCGGCATCGCGGGGCACATCATAATTAATCACCAGATCAATTCCTTCAATATCAATTCCGCGGGAGAGAATGTCGGTAGCCACCAGCACACGGGTTTTTCGGCTGGTAAAATCACG contains the following coding sequences:
- a CDS encoding 3-phosphoglycerate dehydrogenase → MKKILANDGIDEGGKLLLEKAGYIIVTEKVAQENLSNAINENKFDGLTVRSATNVRKDVIDACPNLKVIGRGGVGMDNIDVEYARSKGIAVINTPAASSLSVAELVFAHLFTLVRFLQDSNRQMPAKGNTEFDVLKKKYAGGIELSGKTIGIIGIGRIGQAVTRIALGIGMKVLAHDPFVKEAKIDLEIAENKISVPLKIVSLDEVFSKSDFITVHVPGGKLISKNEIVKMKKGVILVNASRGGVIEENDLLEALNSGKVAGAGLDVFEGEPKPKQELLQHPKISFTPHIGAATKEAQERIGIELAEKIIESLK
- a CDS encoding 4Fe-4S dicluster domain-containing protein, with product MAIKITEECINCGACEPECPNNAIYENGAEWRFADGTTLKGSYTGKSSGASVDAEAAQPAVSADFYYIVPDKCTECKGFHDEPQCAAVCPVDCCVPDESHVETEEQLLAKKDSMHV
- a CDS encoding tetratricopeptide repeat protein, which produces MKYLFNYFLFYVLLTASGNKLFAQQSYVDSIKRVLEKTSADTARIDLMNKLAGALAFSDYDKAAEYANKALELSQTINSKQRIVQSMLKLGMISRERGNFDKALPYYLSALKISEEISYKFGIGASSNTIGTIYQVQSNFPKALEYLNQSLTIAKELDSKSGMSACLSNIGQVYQSMGDCEKTLYYNSEALKVDETMDDKHDLALGLNNVGVAYAMNCSVTGFPNLEKALEYFQKAYDVYLQINELEGMAMSLNNIAHIYLEQKDYTASIEISQKALTIAMDIGSKEDVRDAYENLSRSYNETNDFKNAYEFHKLYSDMKDSLLNEESSKQITEMQTKYETEKKEQQITLLNKDKELQDAQLNRQKIIIWSVAGGLLIVLILSIFIFRERRKSEKLLLNILPAETAKELKAKGKATAKHYESVTVMFTDFKGFTTIAEQLSAEELVSELDILFRKFDEIISNYSIEKIKTIGDAYMCACGLPTPNSNHAENIVKAGLEIQQWMTNQNSKWNLRIGIHSGPVTAGVVGDKKFAYDIWGDTVNTASRMESGGETGKVNISESTHRLLLTSSQGGGTALEFIYRGEVEAKNKGKIKMYFVEKKNSSLPFGES
- the yajC gene encoding preprotein translocase subunit YajC yields the protein MNSLSVILMASPDGGGSPVTSIVFLLLIFGVFWFFMIRPQMKKQKAQQKFKETIDKGNKIVTIGGVHGKIVEVQETTFIIEGEGGHRQKIEKTAVSMESSQALNKEKEKK
- a CDS encoding acyl-CoA reductase: MNLEKRINAFVKLGEILREVRTKNQESGFESIIEKATRHNAWFTQENILLAIGSLGEMLEESKLRKWIGNYSISQESGVGSWERKTSTLLTPNSSLRTRVGVIMAGNIPLVGFHDFLCVLMSGNIFVGKLSSDDEFLLPAVAEILCEIEPEFKTQISPSLISPKGRSLHAQTPSLREGWGGLPISAFIATGSNNSARYFEYYFGKYPHIIRKNRNAIAVLDGTETENDLKNLGKDIFQYFGLGCRNVSKIFIPQDYILDRFFEAVVDFGDVIHHNKYANNYSYYRTIYLLNTEKFLDNNFLLLKESNEIASPVATLFYERYKNKEELFQKLEERKSTIQCVVSGLTTHYSLLTTIPFGQTQSPELWDYADGVDTMKFLRSL
- the serC gene encoding 3-phosphoserine/phosphohydroxythreonine transaminase yields the protein MTDVKKIHNFSAGPGILPQEVLKQAAEACINFDNLNLSLLEISHRSKNYEAVMQEARSLAKELLGLGDGYQAIFLGGGASMQFCMVPMNILRTEGYAAYVSTGVWANKAIKEAKIIGNTKIIASSEDKKFSYIPRNYQIPGDADYVHITSNNTIYGTQIKKFPISRIPVVVDMSSDIFSRNIDCKQFDLIYAGAQKNMGPAGCTLVVVKESILGKTGRTIPSMLDYKVHIKGDSMYNTPPVFPIYVSLLTMRWLKKNGGIEWIDKINNQKASTLYSEIDRNSMFVGTVENDSRSTMNVTFLLNKPELEPEFDKMWKEAGISGLRGHRDVGGYRASLYNALPLESVNVLVDVMKEFEKKFA
- the nusB gene encoding transcription antitermination factor NusB, coding for MLSRRFLRIKVMQALYAFFHSEDKSVAKHEKEMFASFENTYNLYLYLLLFVIEIRDCGRNLIAIRKVKQLPTESDINPNTKFVENKIFSIIAINRQLASESKKRNISWEKDNEAAPKLFLKIAESEEYKSYLTNDNRSFKDDKKFISDIYREIISQDEFLQFTFEEKNIHWADDIDFVNSLVLKTIDYIPESANDNLPLALLYKDEKEDKKFAKDLFEKVIEYSEEEEKNIQEKTENWELDRIAFMDVLLMKMAITEFLYFPTIPVKVSLNEYIELAKQYSTPKSSVFVNGILDKLLADYKKEGRLQKEGRGLVEN
- a CDS encoding YebC/PmpR family DNA-binding transcriptional regulator, translating into MGRIFEKRKHTMFARYARMAKGFTKIGREISIAVKQNGPNPDSNSRLRIVIQNAKAINMPKDRIDAAITRASTKGEGNFEEINYEGYGPYGVAILAECTSDNPMRTVANIRMHFSRGNGTLGKMGSLDFIFERKGVFRISSEGKNKEVLELELIEHGADEIEETENELIIYTKFADFGSMQKALEEKKITILSAEKQRIPNTLVELNEEQQKEIHELIETLEEDDDVQAVFHNMAE
- a CDS encoding DUF1573 domain-containing protein; its protein translation is MKYFFISVCFSGIIFFSSCGQKQEHPTDMVNIPATAGEGVDKGNLPAMKFQEEIFDFGTITQGEKVSHDFKFINDGEKELIISNAYGSCGCTVPEVPKKPIPSGEENIIRVTFNSEGKSGMVTKDVTILTNCIPNNRVIKIKANIFVPQNKNPVKP